The Anastrepha ludens isolate Willacy chromosome 2, idAnaLude1.1, whole genome shotgun sequence DNA window AGGATGACCACGAGCCAATTACTTCGCTGGTAATAGTCGAGAATACACATAATATATGTGGTGGCAAGGTGATACCGCTGGAGTGGCTCGATAAGCTGGCTGAAATGCTGAATGGCGACAAACGACTACAGCCCTACGGCAATCGAATTGCTTTGCACATGGATGGGGCGCGTATCTTTAATGCCGCAGAAGCGTTACAAGTGCCTGTGGCGCGAATAGCTCGCGATTTTGATTcggttagtttttgtttgagCAAAGGACTATCGGCGCCGGTGGGCTCAATACTTGTGGGACCAAAAGCCTTTATTAGAGAGTGAGTAGAGCGTGTAAGAGGAAagcaataatgaaataagaggTATGCGAGGGAAGTATTTTGAAGCATGAGAAGGTTTGCTTTGAGTGTTTGCGAGGCAATTACTATTGCCAGCCAAGTGATTATTTGATTGCGTTTAAATGGAAAAGGGTGAGAGAAGTGGACTAtgtcacaattttattttgctagtTTGTCATTTTGTTCTTTCATTAACACCACAGTAAGATTCAGCACTGTCTTTTCGCACCTTTTGCTTCCAAATTTTTCTAATcttcttaatttgtttttgtttttttttttgtatccgtTTGATTACCattattaattttccttttcttcttttaaattaCGTTTTAGAGCACGACGTCTGCGCAAAGCTTTGGGTGGGGGCATGCGCCAGGCAGGCGTTCTAGCTGCTGCCGGCATCGTAGCATTGGATAAGATAGTGCCGCTGCTGGGAAAAGATCACGAAAGGACTCGGCGCATTGCGGAAGGTAATATGGCTTGCACACCACATTTAGCAATATACTTGAGTATTGATGACAGTTTGGCAAGAAGTGAAGTGGAAAATGACGATGCTGTCCTTGATAAACGCCCTTGATTTGGGCTCACAGCAGGCGGTATTAAATTAAGCCTAGACGCTTGCCATTTGTCAGCTGTATTTCAATTGAAACTAAGTaattgattcttataaaatgaaaactaaTCAATTCATTTTCGTTATTCACCTCATTCTTTTTCCCCACTTTTTTATTACCAGCAATACACAACGCCCACAGTCCCAATGTCTCAGTCGATTTAGACACagttcattcaaatattttgctcatCTGCTTACCGAATCCGAAATTTACAGCCAATGACTTTGAGGAACGTTGTCTTAAAGTGACGCCCGACGAATTGGCCGCCGGCGTGTGTGGCACAAACAAAGAGCAGGGTATTGTGGTGAAAGTGAGTGCACGCGATTGGCAATTTTCACGAATTGTGTTGTATCATCAGATTAGCGACGTGGACGTTGAATTGACAATTAAGAAATTCAATTATGTAATAAAAGAAGCCGATAGCCAATGGCCTGCTTAATATTTGAACGACTTTTTATATATTCACAATAAATGTGACACATGCATatatcgttttattttttttttttgagttataaattcatattttaatcTTAAAGTTAAATCGcttaaatcttttttaaattcttatatCTATAATCTGatataaaaatcatttatagAGAAAATCGCTTTTCAGCCTTTAGGCCGGATCGAAGTGTTAAATATTCAAAGGGCTCTGAAATCTCATCGGATTTGGATGTTTGACTTCGAATCGGAAAGGCATTCGACAATCcgaatgttttttaataatctatGACAAATACTAGCAATTACCCTAAAGCAAGCCACATTCAACTGGGTAGCAGTGACTTCGGGACTTCTCTTTTTTTAGCTGCGACTGAAATGTCAATTCTTAACCTTTTACAGATCGTAATTTCAATTGtgtcatttcaatttcaaatcgaGAGTTGCACAACTgattttaaacaataaaatgaaacgtAATTACGAACATTGTGCTGTGTGGTCCTCAATGGATAGttggattttttatttgaaaattatccAATACGGAATACACAATTTTCCATTCCAGAGTTTAAGATAgttctaaatattttcttactttaCTGTTTAAAGAGATATTAATTTAAAACGATATTGGGTATTCGCAGAAATGGTGCATGCATCACAAAGAGTTAATCCCCTGTTGTTGaacccgggtctggccagatTTTTgtgactttggacgtgaatttaacatatttatatcatagctaacgacttgagcttcctacactttaattttctatcgatttatggatataactttttaaaaaggatccgcGAATAGGGCGAAAAAACACCAGACCCGGGTgctcaaccgaaggttttaaaaactgtgtccaacggagggttaagctgtacatttatacttttttggCACAATGGTCTGGTGTGAAAAAGTCCGACTGTGTTATTAATTTTATCTTGTTAAATGACGAGTATGCAAaaatgaaagtaattttttttattatatattttcaaaaacaaaacagacaCATTTAttcgtttaaaaaacaaaaacaaaacatatcttttttttaattccttcaacttttatttttcaacaaatttgtttataaacttttttgatttttcgagttgacaaaaaaattgcaagtatTGCCTTTCTTATCAGAAGTAAAAGAGGGGGTCATGCGAAACTGGTACAATTCTTATATACACTTCAAGTAGTTCTATCGCAATTGAGAAGTACGAATTGAATACAAATCGTAATGGAACTCTCAAAGTAAGTCGTTAATTTTAGCTGGTGAATTAACCAGCCAACTACGGAAACTTACTTTTAAAAGTTACTCAAGCGACGCCGAGTACTCGCATCTAAGGCACTAAGATGGTCCCATTCTTTATCCTCTCAAAGTGTTGTGCTCGTCTTCAGTTCGGATCCGGTTGGAATacacagtttttttgttttaaagatcTTTTCATGCAGTCTATGTGAAAATATTGGATCCCCTGTTCAGAGAGTCTTTGTACGCGTTGCCTTGTGATCGATTAAATTCGCTGACTCTATCCCAACTTATTGTTCTCGTTGCTTATTGATAAATCGCATGCCTTAGATGCCCGGACAGCtgatatacaataatacaagaCTAATTCAAAGCCTATGGGAAACTACATATACACATAGACATgcctgtatgcacatatgtacgtatgtgtataaCGAACTTTGTTCCAAGAGCCAAATGAGTGTGCGCTTTTACTcacttaaaaatgtgtaaacaaattaacaacaaaTTAACAACAAACATGCCAACTATCGCTTTTAATGCATCATTCCATTCATTGACTGACacatttctaattttatagtattCGGTAGTTGAACGCGAATCGGCAACAGGTTAGGAAGTAagcaaagttttattaaaagaaacagAGAGCATAACTGAGTTTAATGTACACAACTCTTTTTACAacatattacaattaaatttgcaaaaataattaagtaactAATTGAACAACAACTTTTATTCAGTTTACTTACTGAAAGAAATAATGTCAATACAAAatgaattattataaaatagtaaaatcaaaaataaaaattttaacagtCGAGTAGaaattgaaacaataaattttattcaggtattttgtaaatttaaaatgattttctgaacgaagaattttatgaaaaatttttctaaattgtttcgaaCGACGACTCATTTTGCAGAACCGCTAtgcatattgtaaaaaaaaatgacataTTGTATTTATGCGTACAAATAAATGTAagttgatcaattccattgcgattccatttacctccttctctatctccatacaaaatatctatcaaacaaatgaaattaaaattttcttttgaaaaatgcaaccagtattttcttatgacgctgTTACGGtcaactatcgtcagtaaaccgattttacagacaacctcttttttaccGTAGGGTAAACTAATcccagaattgggaaggacctctccgagccgtttgataccaaacgaggtttcagacagggtgactcgctgtcgtgtgacttctttaacctgatgttggagagcatcgtacgagccgcagaacttaatcgctcaggcacaatattttataagagcgtacaattgttggcgtatgccgatgatattgacatcatcggccttaacaaccgcgctgtgagttctgccttctccaaactggataaagaggcaaagcgaatgggtttggtggtgaacgaggacaaaacgaagtacctcctgtcttcaaacaaacagtcggcgcactcgcgtatcggcactctcgtcactgttgacagttataattttgaggttgtaaaagacttcgtttatttaggaaccagcattaacaccgataacaatgtcagccttgaaatccaacgtagaatctctcttgccaacaagtgctactttggactaagtaggcaactgagcagtaaagtcctctctcgacgaacaaaactaacactctacaagactctcatcatgcccgtcctaacgtatggcgccgaagcttggacgatgacaacatccgatgaagcgacgcttggagtgttcgagagaaggattctgcgtaagatttttggacctttgcacgttggcaacggcgaatatcgtagacgatggaacgatgagctgtatgagctttacgacgacatagacatagcgcagcgaataaagatccagcggcttcgttggctgggtcatgtcgtccaaatggatacaaacgctccggctttgaaagtattcgatgcggtaccagctggtggtagtagaggaagaggaaggcctcctctgcgttggaaagatcaggtggagaaggacttggcttcacttggtgtgtccaattggcgccggttagcacgagaaagaaacgactggctttgttaaactcggccaaaatcgcgtaagcggttatcgcgccaattaagaagaagagaaactaATCCCTGCAATCCCTTTTTAGTatgtaatttatgtatgtatattaggtacCTAGTTGGAAATCGGTGCCCTACGTCAACATGACCTGACGTGGTACGCAGTGCTCGCTAACTTAACCAAAGTGTCATTAATAACTTCTATGGCTCACAACACAAGTTGCGCTCCCCATTTTTTTTGTGGGTGttgcaaaaattgtttatggGAGGTACTGAACATAATTTAGCCAAGTTTTAGATTTtaacgtttttatatttttattagttttataaaaataaattttatatatataaacattcaAAGTTTGTACAGAACTGAAAGCATTTaatcaaatttcaataaaaacttcaaatttttcaaataaatttcagtAAAGTGAGAACTTTGGTATAATGTAGCATATAAGCATAGAtagagatatatgtacatacagctaTGGTCAAACGTTTAGCGCACTTAAAAAGAGTTCAATATAATGCTCGATTAAATGATATGAAACCAAATTCaatccagtttttttttcactaaatatacaatatttaaaactttattataagacaaaataacttaaagtagACAGTTTTTCCTagtaaaaatatgagaaaatagaagtaatttttatttggtcaTAGAGGGACTTGGACAAAGACTTAGCGCAGTTttgatttctgttaaaaatataaaatatttgtaagaattgagaaaatattgttgactattattatttaccatatcaatatTTGGTAGAATAGCCGTTATTCTGTATAACTGCTTCACACCTGCGTGGTAAACTCTCTATTAACTTTTGGCACCTGTCCAAAGGAATAGAGTTCCATGCTTCCTGTACACCTTCCCAAAGTTcatcgatatttttaattttttttttgtccaaccATCGTCTTCACATCATTCCACAAGTTTTCGATTGGAATTAAATCCGGACTTTGTGCTGGCCAATCGAGCTGGGTAATATTTTCCTGCGAAAGCCAGTTTTTGTCCACTTCCGCAGTatgtttgggatcgttgtcGTGCATAAATATCCAATTTACTGGCATAAATTCGAAAGAATATGGCTCCATATTATTTCTAAGTATATTcatgtggcggccgccgtagccgaatgggttggtgcgtgtttaccattcggaattcatagagagaacgctggttcgaatctcgttgaaaccaaaattattaaaaacatttttctaatagcggtcgcccctcggcaggcaatggtaaacctccgagtgtatttctgccatgaaaaagcttctcataaaaatatctgccgttcggagtcggcttgaaactgtaggtccctccatttgtgaaagacgcacaccacaaataggaggaggagctcggccaaacacccaaaaaagggtatacgcgccaattatatatatatatattcagatACATATGCTTATCCATATTTCTTTCTATCTTGACCAGCGGCCCAACCCCGCGCCACGAGAAAGACCCCCAAACTTTTAAATTCCCACCGCCATGCTTCACCGTCTTTTTTATGTACCGTGGATTGTTTTCCTGATTTTTTTCAcgatgtacatatgtttttccATCAGGACCGATGcggtttattttagtttcatccgTAAAAAGTACTCGTTTCCAAAACGCTTTCTTTTCGAAGAGGTGCCTAAGCGCGAATGATAAACGcgctttaatattcttttttgaAAGGagcggtttttttttgcttatgccaccaaatattttattttcattcagacGCCTTCGCACGAGCCTACTGGACACATCTAAGCGTAATTCTGCCCTTACTTCAGCCGCTATCGCTCGTGAAGACATAAAAGGATCCGATCGACTTTTCCTTACAATTATTTGATCCTCACGGACAATGACCATTTTTCTTGAACAATGCACTATTCTGGAAATCTTCACTTGATTGGTCCCCATTTGGTAAAGGTtccatattagttttttttgttcaattgaACAACACTTTCCTCTAgccattttagcaaaaatttaaataatagacgttattaattaaatattcaccacaaaaaatacttatttgccGAACCGATCGCATGTAAGAGAAAAACACGTGTAAGTGCGCTAAATAGTTGTCCAACGTGATTGAGACAGAACtcaagaaaaaataagcaataacaaaTACGAAAGAATTATAACGGTTATTTTTTGGGCATTTGAAGAGACCCATAAATAACTCTTATCatgctgaaaacaaaattaggaaaatttgcACTCTCTTAGAAGTAACTGCATTATTTATCAGTATAATATAAAGTGCGCTAAATGTCTGACCATAGCTGTATAAGCATAGATCtttgtaatgaggaagatggaacgccactctgaagtaatTTATTCCCCGAGcataccattgctgcgacggctgctttgatgatgcattaggcattttaaaccccTTCATCCGCaaaaacaccaaaacaaaaaaccctCTGTTAATATTGTGCTATTccacttcttctttattttgttaatattatcaaTTCCTGCTTTACATAGATACTTACCTGtgttacatacacacttacgcacttctgtttaaaaataaataattggcgcgtacacttctgttaggtgtttggccgagctcctcctcctatttgtggtgtgcgttttgatgttgttccacaaatggagggacctacagtttcaagccgactccgaacggcaaatatttttatgaggagctttttcatggcaggaatacactcggaggtttgccattgcctgccgaggggcgaccgctattagaaaaatgtttttataaatttttgctttcaccgagattcgaaccaacgacctctctgtgaattccgaatggtaatcacgcaccaacccattcggctactgcggccgCACTTCTGTTTACTCTAACGTTAATCGACACTTACACACTTACATCTGTAGTTCCGTTCTCTCTGAGACCtcgtttaattaaaattcgtGTTAGCTTTTAAGTGAAAATTTGTGTTTAGGTGCTgacgaataaaatattttcatgcaaaatttCTCCCACATCGatattatatggaaaaaatgcacaagacGACCCATAAAAGGAAACTGTCAGAAATCTACACGATGTTAAAGCTACTGCTAAGTTTCACTTTATTGTATCAAAATGCCATGGACTAGAAAACTgcataatttaactaaaaattcttattaaaaagtttgaaagttttatgaaaatatatgagTTTTTAAGCTTTAGGTtctatagtttttgttgtactataagctttgtttttatgaaaaaaaaaaatatatataaataaaataaaaattaataaataatccaAACTTGtcaattcatatgtatgtatgtcggtCTACTCTCATTGCGAACATAGCTGTATATCTGGTTGCACCGcaataaaaacgaatttaatcaattaaaaatgaatttatgcATGGAGCTTatttcacaaacaaatttatacacataaaaaataaatgcatataaatgaaataaataaatttatgtacttaagttttcatttttttatattttccacaaCTTGGGTGTATGACAACCGCTCCACATTAGAGCTTTGGCTTGACGTTCATACGCGTTGAATGCAGTTAACTGATTAAGACGGCTACTGACAGAAACACGaaatcaacaacaataaaaataaaaaatgcgttAATACAATGATGCCCCCAACCATCAAcacatataatatttcaatttatttgaaaaattttgtgaattttttcatttccctTTCTCTTTTAATTATGAAATTGCGGAAGAtttatttcgaaagaaattatatttggaTCAATGCGATACGTGATTTAATCACTACCTGTATCATTTGCGGCTATGAATTAGCacgtagtaaaaaatatgaatttcggTCATATATCTAATAATTTGgtaattttggttgaaattatttttattttctaagatAATATCAGAACCATAGAAATTTCGCTTCAAGCGagctacttacatacatacttatatatatgtgtacatatataatatatatatatattagcgtgtacaccctttttgagtgtttggcttgagggacctacagtttcaagccgactccgaacgtcaaatattttttatgaggagctttttcatgctagtagaaagaactttttcttaattttgatgtttcaccgagattcgaaccaacgttctctctgtgaattccgaatggtaatcacgcaccaacctattcggctacggcggccgcttacaTACAATTTATACAACATAAATTGAAAGAGTGATTTTCAGCCTTTATGGAGCACTACTACtatataaatttgatttttaatactaaaatcaggaataaagtgaaaaaattgaaaattgaagttTAGGAAATAATCGACGATTGCGTTTTTGAGATAATGATAGAAATCTATCTTGCAAAATCTTGATTCTAGATTCATCTCTCCATAAGCCATGGCAAACCATCTCCCGTTTACAAGCCACTTAAAGAGCTAGCATCTATTTTTGTAGAACAGTAAagatccatttgtggaacaacatcaagacgcacaccacaaataggaggaggagctcggccagacacctaacagaagtgtacgcgccaattatttattttttttttttaaagatctaCGGAAAATTCAAGCATCGCACGttggaaaatattattgagagagaaagagaaaagtaaaaaagagtAAGAGAAAATTACTGAATACCCCTGCAGCTTTCATTAACTCCATTTGTAAGAATTGGAAAGTTCTCCAACATTAAGTTCCCCAAAACGAAAATCCGTATTTTGAATTCTAACATCAAATCAGTCTTGTTGTATGGTTGTGAATCCTGGCCAACATCACTGGAGATTGTGTTTAAATAGCAAACTGATTGGTGGCCAGAAAACTGTATAGCGCACGCTGAATTGCACagaaagtgcaatcaagttACAATTAACGTCGAAATCCGGATGAGGAAGTAGGCATGGACTAGACACACCATCAGAAAACCAGCCCAAGAAATACCAACGATGGCTTTAGAGGGGAACCCACAAGAGTATAGACGGAGGGATAGCAGCGGCCTGAATGGCGCAATCACTCGTATCTCACCTAGTCTCAATTGGGACAAAATGCAACGATAAAAATAAGTGGAAATCATTAATTTATAACATTAAAATAGTCGCCGCTTAAGCAAACTTTAATAATAACAATGCTCAATCTAACAGTATgtgacatgacgatcttgcttAATTATTGTGCAGAGAATCGATATTTTCTGGCACCTTCTGGACGACCTTCGCGAAATTCTTGGGTAGGCAAACAGCGACCACGAGAAACTTCATTGTACCAGTGATAAAAGATGGTACTTGATGATGCTTGTTCATCGATGCGTTCTTGTCTTGTTAATCCATGCCGATAGttgtgtaaaataataatagggTAAACATTtgcacgatttaattccattttttgtggacataattttttaaagtcaaTGTAAACAACATTAATATGGCTCACTTATCAAAATGTTCGGAGTCCTTTTATAgtaaaatatgtcaaactttTCAACGGAAACGTCGGATGGTGCCTGACAACACTAGAAGTGCCCAAGATCAGAAATATAAATTACAACCCTGGGAAGGACTAATAGTTGCAATAATCGATGACAAATTATCAACCGCTCCGAGATCTCAGTTCAGGTTTTAAAGCTTTTCGACGAAGCTCTTTTTCATTTCGGCGgatatgtttaaaaattaagttgCTCC harbors:
- the LOC128854712 gene encoding uncharacterized protein LOC128854712 — translated: MSEYVVDIRSDTVSLPSPEMRQAMFDAVVGDDVYGEDPTINALQEKAAKLFGKEAALFVPSGTMGNLLACMVHCHRRGTEAIVGDLSHVYLYEQGGSAHIAGVHLSPLHNNEDGTFCLEELRRKVRLEDDHEPITSLVIVENTHNICGGKVIPLEWLDKLAEMLNGDKRLQPYGNRIALHMDGARIFNAAEALQVPVARIARDFDSVSFCLSKGLSAPVGSILVGPKAFIREARRLRKALGGGMRQAGVLAAAGIVALDKIVPLLGKDHERTRRIAEAIHNAHSPNVSVDLDTVHSNILLICLPNPKFTANDFEERCLKVTPDELAAGVCGTNKEQGIVVKVSARDWQFSRIVLYHQISDVDVELTIKKFNYVIKEADSQWPA